The DNA region TCTGGTGGAGTGTCCGAGAGGCGTTCGACTGGCGAAAGTGGATCGTCCCGATAGTGGGTCTGACCGTGGGCATGCCCCTGGGTATCTACGTCTTCTCCCGGTTCAGCCAGTCCCAGATGCGACTGGCGATCGGCGGCGTCCTCCTGGTCGCGGTAATCGTCGTCGCGGCGACCCAGGAAAGCGAGACGGTCGACGACTGGATCGAGGGGGCGGGCTATCGTCCCGGCGTCGTCGTCGGGGCGACCGCAGGATTCCTGTCGGGCATTCTCGGGGGCGCGGTAGCGATTCCGGGACCGCCGATGATCGTCTACGGCGCGTTTATGGCCGCCGGCGGATTCTGGAGCGACGAGGAGATGAAAGCAGTGTTCACCGCCTTCTTCGGCTCGCTCATGGTCTACCGACTCGGTAGTCTCGGCTACGCCGGCGACGTGACCGTCCCGCTGCTCACCGAAGCGGCCGTCGCGCTGCCGATGGTCTTTCTCGGCGCCTGGCTCGGCGTGAAAATCTTCAATCGGATCCCCGAGCGCATCTTCGGCTGGGTCGTCCTCGCGTTGCTCACCGCGAACGCGTTCATCCTGCTCGGGACGGCCGTTCCTGAATTGTGATCGGTCTGGCGTTGAGTTTTCGCGACCTGTATCTCATCTCGTCGTTCCACCCCCTCGAGACCGGCGGTCGTTCACTGCACCCGCTCGAACCGACCGAGTGCAGTGAAGCCGATTTCGATCATCCGGTGGCACAATCATCAGAAAGAATATGACGGCGAACCGAAACGATCGGGTATGGTCAATCCGGTACTGGGAACGCTCGTAATCGCGGTCGGGCTAGCCGGGGCGTTCTGGCCCTACAAACTCGCCCGGTTCGAGGAACAGATAGACTCCGAGGAACAGATAGACTCCATCGGCAGCAAACGCTCCTGGTACAGCGTGGAGCCGGCCGACTGGAAGGTCGCGGTCAATCGCGCCGTCGGCATCGCCGTGACGCTGTTTGGCCTGTTGATTTTCTTCGACGTCTGAACTCGGGAACGGGGCGCTTAAGGAGGATACGGTTGCACACTCCCCTATGGTCATGAAAGAATCCGAGAGCGAACTCGAGGCCGGCGACCCCGCGCCGACGTTCGAACTCGAGGGCGTCGACGGCGAGACCTACACGCTCGAGTCCTTCGCCGACGCCGAGGCCCTGCTGGTCGTCTTCATCTGCAACCACTGCCCGTACGCGAAGGCCAAAATCGACCTGCTCAACGACATCGCCGCCAAGTACGACGACGTGGCGGTCGTCGGGATCAACTCGAACGATTCCGAGGAATACCCCGAGGACTCCTTCGACCGGATGCAGGAACTCGTCGATGACGGAACGATCGGCTACGACGCCTACCTCCGGGATCGGACCCAGGCCGTCGCGAAGGCCTACGGTGCCGTCTGCACGCCCGATCCGTTCCTCTTCGAACGCGACGGCGACGAGTTCAGGCTGGTCTACCAGGGCCGACTCGACGACGCACCGAATCCCGAGGACGAACCCAGTCGCTTCCCGATCAGGGAGGCGATCGAGGCCGTCCTCGCCGGCGAGTCCGTCGACCTCGAGTGGCAGCCCTCCCGGGGTTGCTCGATCAAGTGGACCGACGACTGATCGGGTCTCGAGCCGTTTTCCGTCACCATCGCCACCGACGTTGAAACTGCCGGCCGCGCTCATTATGCCGTCGCACCCATAGACGCCGTTCGTATGGTCGCCGCTGTCCGCCTGCTCCAGGCGCTTCGCCCGGAGCCACTCCCCTCCATTCAGGAGACGTACCTCTCGACGCTCGAGGCGCAACTGCTGGCGACCGTCGTCGTCGTACTCGGGGTCGTTCTCGGGTTCTGGCTCGCTCGGTTGGGCTACCCCTCCCTCCGTCGCCGCTACGGCGTCCAGGTCGCCGAAGCGACGACCGTCGCGGCGATGGGCGTACTCGTCGCCGGTTCCGTCTACGCGCTCAGCGTCGTCTGGCACGTCACCTACGTGCTGGCGTACACGCTCGAGACGGCTCAGATCAATCGATTCACGGCTGCCCAGCAACTCGTTACCGCGGCGCTGGTGGCCGTCGCGTACCTGGCGATCCGGTTCGTCAACCGCTCGATCGACAAACTCAGCGAGACCGACGCGATCACGACCCACCAGCGCGAAGTCGCCTACCACGTCACCGACGTCGCGATCGTTCTCGGGACCGCCTCGCTCGTCCTCACTATCTGGGGCGTGGACCTCACCAACATCTTCATTGGGGCCGGCGCGGTCACCGCGATCGTCGCGCTCACCGCCCGGCAAAC from Natronosalvus rutilus includes:
- a CDS encoding sulfite exporter TauE/SafE family protein — encoded protein: MAVDWIVTGLTALVILLASIVHGIAGFGFAQLSMGLMPLFRSPSSASIIFTVTAIVSNGRVWWSVREAFDWRKWIVPIVGLTVGMPLGIYVFSRFSQSQMRLAIGGVLLVAVIVVAATQESETVDDWIEGAGYRPGVVVGATAGFLSGILGGAVAIPGPPMIVYGAFMAAGGFWSDEEMKAVFTAFFGSLMVYRLGSLGYAGDVTVPLLTEAAVALPMVFLGAWLGVKIFNRIPERIFGWVVLALLTANAFILLGTAVPEL
- a CDS encoding thioredoxin family protein, translating into MVMKESESELEAGDPAPTFELEGVDGETYTLESFADAEALLVVFICNHCPYAKAKIDLLNDIAAKYDDVAVVGINSNDSEEYPEDSFDRMQELVDDGTIGYDAYLRDRTQAVAKAYGAVCTPDPFLFERDGDEFRLVYQGRLDDAPNPEDEPSRFPIREAIEAVLAGESVDLEWQPSRGCSIKWTDD
- a CDS encoding mechanosensitive ion channel family protein, whose protein sequence is MVAAVRLLQALRPEPLPSIQETYLSTLEAQLLATVVVVLGVVLGFWLARLGYPSLRRRYGVQVAEATTVAAMGVLVAGSVYALSVVWHVTYVLAYTLETAQINRFTAAQQLVTAALVAVAYLAIRFVNRSIDKLSETDAITTHQREVAYHVTDVAIVLGTASLVLTIWGVDLTNIFIGAGAVTAIVALTARQTLAAMLAGFILLFSRPFRVGDWIEVNDTTGIVTDVTIFNTKIQTFTEKHVLVPNDEITDSQLINYSENDQLRVDVEIGVDYDTDLERAQAVVVDAVEGLEEIRTSPDPQVVARRFGDSAIVLELQVWIGDPTKRRQLDAQTAAIEAVTERFEREGIEIPFPQRVHAPRGDDGFPITEGSREGLEVGQPTD